DNA from Variovorax sp. V213:
TTCTACAATGGCAGCCCGTTCCGAAAGCTCATTGATGACCTCCCCGTCGCGCAAGCACGCTGCTCCCCCTTCCCGCGCGACCCCTGCCGTGGACCCTCTTGTCGCCGAGCGCGAGCGCGCGGCGCTCGGCTGGATGCACACCGCACACTTCCTGACCAGTGCCCCGCAACTGGAACATCTGCCCCCGCTCGATTTGCCCGAGATCGCCTTCGTCGGCCGTTCGAACGCAGGCAAGTCGACCGCAATCAACACGCTCACCCAGCAGACACGCCTGGCCTTCGCCTCCAAGACGCCCGGCCGCACCCAGCACATCAACCTGTTCGGCGTCGGCAAGCAGAAGGCCGACGACGCCGTGCTGGCCGACCTGCCCGGCTACGGCTATGCCGCAGTTCCCAGGGAAGCCAAGCTGCGCTGGCAGCGGGTCATGGGCAACTACCTGATGACGCGCGAAAACCTCCGGGGCGTGGTGCTGATGTGCGACCCCCGCCACGGCCTCACCGAGCTAGACGAGATCCTGCTCGACGTGATCCGCCCGCGCGTGGAGCAGGGGCTCAAGTTCCTCGTGCTCCTGACCAAGTCCGACAAGCTCACCCGCAGCGAAGGCGCCAAGGTGCTGTCCATTACGCGACTGCAGGCCGGCGGCGGCGAGGTCAAACTGTTTTCCGCCCTCAAGAAGCAGGGCGTGGGGGAAGCCGCCGAGTTGCTGTGGCGCTGGGCGCATCCACCCGGAGACACGAAAGCAGAAGCAGAGGCG
Protein-coding regions in this window:
- the yihA gene encoding ribosome biogenesis GTP-binding protein YihA/YsxC; this encodes MTSPSRKHAAPPSRATPAVDPLVAERERAALGWMHTAHFLTSAPQLEHLPPLDLPEIAFVGRSNAGKSTAINTLTQQTRLAFASKTPGRTQHINLFGVGKQKADDAVLADLPGYGYAAVPREAKLRWQRVMGNYLMTRENLRGVVLMCDPRHGLTELDEILLDVIRPRVEQGLKFLVLLTKSDKLTRSEGAKVLSITRLQAGGGEVKLFSALKKQGVGEAAELLWRWAHPPGDTKAEAEAAEPAAPEDT